A window of the Paenibacillus woosongensis genome harbors these coding sequences:
- the trpB gene encoding tryptophan synthase subunit beta has product MTQVPDEQGRFGPFGGRYVPETLMNALIELEKSYRKYEDDPEFLEDIRYLLKQYSGRETPLYYAQRLTEHLGGAKIYLKREDLNHTGAHKINNAIGQALLAKRMGKNKVIAETGAGQHGVATATVAALLGLECKVFMGEEDTKRQQLNVFRMKLLGAEVVPVLSGTRTLKDACNEALRYWVANVQDTFYILGSATGPHPYPMMVRNFQRVIGDETRRQILEAEGRLPDMLVAAVGGGSNAIGMFYPFVEDTSVQLIGVEAAGRGVDTEYHAATMTKGTRGVFQGSMSYLLQDEHGQVLPAHSISAGLDYPGVGPEHSYLKDIQRAKYVPITDAEALDALGLLSRTEGIIPALESAHAVAQVVKLAPSMGKDEIIVICLSGRGDKDVESIMAYTEGAKQS; this is encoded by the coding sequence ATGACGCAAGTACCTGACGAACAGGGGCGCTTTGGTCCCTTTGGCGGCCGATATGTGCCGGAGACATTAATGAACGCGCTCATCGAACTGGAGAAATCCTATCGGAAATACGAGGATGACCCCGAATTTCTCGAGGATATCCGCTATTTGCTGAAGCAGTATTCAGGCAGGGAAACTCCGCTTTATTATGCCCAGCGTCTGACAGAGCATTTGGGCGGAGCCAAAATATATTTGAAGCGTGAAGACTTGAACCATACCGGGGCCCATAAAATCAATAACGCCATCGGGCAAGCCTTGCTGGCCAAACGGATGGGCAAGAACAAGGTCATCGCCGAGACTGGGGCGGGGCAGCATGGCGTAGCGACAGCGACGGTGGCTGCTTTGCTCGGGCTGGAATGCAAGGTGTTCATGGGTGAGGAGGATACGAAGCGCCAGCAGCTTAACGTATTCCGTATGAAGCTGCTCGGAGCCGAGGTGGTGCCCGTGCTGTCTGGTACGCGGACGTTGAAGGATGCCTGCAACGAAGCGCTGCGCTACTGGGTAGCTAACGTTCAAGATACGTTCTACATTCTCGGATCGGCTACGGGCCCGCATCCTTATCCGATGATGGTGCGGAACTTTCAACGGGTTATCGGCGATGAGACGCGCCGGCAAATCCTTGAAGCCGAAGGGCGGCTTCCGGATATGCTTGTCGCAGCGGTTGGCGGTGGAAGCAATGCGATCGGCATGTTCTATCCGTTCGTGGAGGATACGTCCGTTCAGTTGATTGGCGTAGAGGCGGCTGGCCGAGGAGTAGACACCGAGTACCATGCCGCAACGATGACGAAGGGGACGAGAGGGGTATTCCAAGGCTCCATGAGCTACCTCTTGCAGGATGAACATGGACAGGTGCTGCCTGCGCATTCAATCTCGGCAGGCCTTGATTATCCCGGCGTTGGACCGGAGCATTCGTACTTGAAGGATATCCAGCGAGCGAAGTATGTGCCGATTACCGATGCTGAGGCGCTCGATGCGCTCGGACTGCTCAGCCGAACTGAAGGCATTATTCCCGCGCTGGAGTCTGCCCATGCTGTAGCCCAGGTTGTGAAGCTGGCGCCATCGATGGGTAAGGATGAGATTATCGTCATCTGTCTATCGGGGCGCGGAGATAAAGACGTTGAGTCGATTATGGCTTACACGGAAGGAGCGAAGCAATCATGA
- a CDS encoding phosphoribosylanthranilate isomerase, with product MSSTAVKICGLQSVEVLKSMVHLPIDYIGFVFAKSKRQVSGAQAAELIPILQEWTTGTAPASVGVFVNPILPELSRILAEAPLDIIQLHGSETPEFCREVKQAFGVKIFKALSVKDDGSIHHEQPLAGYEGVIDGLLLDTYDPLYGGGSGKTFAWERAEPYKTWANRHGIEFLAAGGLHPGNVGELIGCLNPDGVDVSSGVETDGVKDINKIIAFVERVKGK from the coding sequence ATGAGCAGCACTGCGGTAAAAATTTGTGGACTTCAATCCGTTGAAGTGCTAAAATCTATGGTACACTTACCTATTGATTACATTGGCTTTGTATTCGCCAAGAGCAAGCGCCAGGTCAGCGGGGCTCAGGCTGCCGAGTTAATTCCCATACTTCAGGAATGGACCACGGGGACGGCGCCGGCCAGCGTCGGCGTGTTCGTTAATCCGATTTTACCGGAGCTTTCGCGAATATTAGCGGAGGCTCCTCTCGATATTATCCAGCTTCACGGTTCGGAGACGCCAGAGTTTTGCCGGGAAGTGAAGCAGGCGTTCGGGGTGAAAATATTTAAGGCGCTTTCCGTGAAAGATGACGGCTCGATTCATCATGAGCAGCCGTTGGCTGGTTATGAAGGAGTCATTGACGGATTGCTGCTGGATACGTATGACCCGCTCTATGGCGGGGGGTCAGGCAAGACCTTCGCCTGGGAGCGCGCGGAGCCATATAAGACTTGGGCCAACCGGCATGGAATAGAGTTCCTTGCTGCAGGCGGCCTTCATCCCGGCAATGTGGGGGAGCTAATCGGCTGCCTAAACCCTGACGGGGTTGACGTTTCCAGCGGGGTTGAGACAGACGGAGTAAAAGATATAAATAAAATTATAGCATTCGTGGAGAGGGTGAAAGGGAAATGA
- the trpC gene encoding indole-3-glycerol phosphate synthase TrpC yields the protein MYLDKIVETKRQEVAALAAHFSINEAERLIADMGPTRGFHRALAEGRNREMGLIAEVKKASPSKGLIRADFHPVEIARSYEAAGADCISVLTDETYFQGSGDYLQAIREAVKLPLLRKDFIIDERQIFEARLLGADAVLLIAAILDDVQLRDYLQAASSLGLDSLVEVHDRTELERVLRLNKAKLIGINNRNLKTFETTLQVTADLAKQVPADITLISESGIQTPEDISFLAGCGAKGVLIGETFMRHEDVQQAVVNVMGSASRAGQ from the coding sequence ATGTATCTTGATAAAATTGTGGAAACGAAACGGCAGGAGGTCGCCGCGCTCGCGGCGCATTTTTCAATAAACGAAGCGGAGCGGCTTATTGCGGACATGGGTCCGACCCGGGGCTTTCACCGGGCATTGGCGGAAGGACGCAACAGGGAGATGGGCTTGATCGCCGAAGTGAAGAAGGCCTCTCCATCCAAAGGGCTGATTCGCGCGGATTTTCACCCGGTAGAAATTGCCCGCAGCTATGAGGCGGCCGGAGCGGACTGCATTTCGGTACTTACGGACGAGACATATTTCCAGGGTAGCGGCGATTATTTGCAGGCGATCCGCGAGGCCGTCAAGCTGCCGCTGCTGCGCAAAGACTTCATTATCGACGAACGGCAGATTTTTGAAGCCAGGCTGCTTGGGGCGGATGCGGTGCTGCTGATCGCGGCCATTTTAGACGACGTCCAGCTTCGGGATTATTTGCAGGCGGCGTCTTCGCTCGGGCTGGATTCCTTGGTAGAAGTCCACGACCGTACTGAGCTCGAGCGTGTACTTCGTCTGAACAAGGCTAAGCTGATCGGGATCAATAACCGCAATTTGAAAACCTTTGAGACGACACTTCAGGTGACCGCCGACTTGGCGAAGCAGGTGCCTGCGGATATTACGCTTATAAGCGAGAGCGGCATTCAAACGCCGGAGGATATTTCATTTTTGGCGGGCTGCGGCGCCAAAGGCGTTCTCATTGGGGAAACGTTCATGCGCCATGAGGACGTGCAGCAGGCCGTTGTCAATGTCATGGGCTCGGCAAGCCGGGCTGGACAATAA
- the trpD gene encoding anthranilate phosphoribosyltransferase, with amino-acid sequence MSGQEMLQSVLNRLIQGQNLKREEARGVMEMLMNGDMTHAQIGGLLMALRIKGETVDEIAGFAEVMRSHANRLQTETKQLLDTCGTGGSGIHKFNISTTSAIVASSVSVRVAKHGNRSASGRAGSADVLEALGVNIHLSADQAKHCLDDIGICFLFAQLYHPSMKYAAAPRKELGVRTIFNMLGPLTNPAGADRQVLGIYDREKTETVAEVLRELGLKRALVVTSHEGLDEISISSATRISELRNGNVTTYDVHPSDLGLGTYPLSEMMGGDPAVNAAIIRRVLQGEKGAYRDVVLANAGACIYVSGLADSIREGVAIAAESIDSGKAYGKLEELIKTTEALSYVS; translated from the coding sequence ATGAGCGGACAGGAAATGCTGCAATCGGTGCTTAACCGTTTGATACAAGGTCAGAATTTGAAGCGGGAGGAAGCCCGCGGGGTCATGGAAATGCTGATGAACGGCGATATGACGCATGCCCAGATCGGAGGGCTTCTGATGGCTCTTCGGATTAAAGGAGAGACGGTCGACGAGATCGCCGGGTTTGCCGAAGTGATGCGCAGCCACGCTAACCGGCTGCAAACGGAAACGAAGCAGCTGCTGGATACGTGCGGTACCGGCGGCTCGGGAATTCACAAATTCAACATCTCGACGACTTCGGCCATCGTGGCTTCATCGGTGTCCGTCCGCGTTGCCAAACACGGCAACCGATCGGCTTCGGGTCGTGCCGGGAGCGCAGATGTGCTGGAGGCGCTTGGGGTCAACATTCACCTCAGCGCGGATCAGGCCAAGCATTGCCTTGACGATATCGGCATCTGCTTCCTCTTCGCCCAGCTGTATCACCCGTCGATGAAATATGCGGCAGCCCCGCGCAAGGAACTTGGCGTGCGCACCATATTCAATATGCTTGGCCCGCTGACGAATCCGGCGGGAGCGGATCGCCAGGTGCTGGGCATTTATGATCGGGAGAAGACGGAGACTGTCGCTGAAGTATTAAGGGAGCTTGGGCTGAAGCGTGCGCTCGTCGTGACGAGCCATGAAGGCCTGGATGAAATCAGCATTTCTTCCGCGACACGCATATCGGAATTAAGAAACGGAAACGTAACGACTTATGATGTGCATCCGAGCGATCTAGGTCTGGGAACTTACCCGCTTAGCGAAATGATGGGCGGGGATCCGGCTGTCAATGCGGCTATCATCCGCCGCGTGCTGCAGGGAGAGAAGGGCGCATACCGGGATGTTGTGCTGGCCAATGCCGGGGCGTGCATTTATGTGTCCGGCCTTGCAGACAGCATTCGCGAAGGCGTTGCCATCGCAGCGGAATCGATTGATTCGGGCAAAGCGTATGGTAAACTGGAGGAGCTTATTAAAACGACGGAGGCACTAAGCTATGTATCTTGA
- the trpE gene encoding anthranilate synthase component I: MITTHVEEVIKLAKQYNLIPVVRPLLADMETPIRIFRRVAQREQAFLLESVEGGIQWARYSFIGTDPFMMVKAKKGKVVIERAGEQTELPGKPLEELKAILRKYRSPKLPELPPFTGGAIGFFGYDLLQYYEKLPAHQVDDMNMQDIQFMFCDRVIVFDHVKQHILLVANVHVQEGDSDEDIRRTYGQAQQALDEMADLLLDEGPGERLNHRPVPGDVELGEIQSNMPKQQYLDMVERGKEYIRAGDIFQVVLSQRFHIETAVDPLHVYRVLRTMNPSPYMYYLKMGEEIIVGTSPEALVKVEGDRVETRPIAGTRPRGATPEEDAALEADLLQDEKERAEHVMLVDLGRNDLGRVSEFGTVKCENYMDIERYSHVMHMVSKVSGKLRSDKDFFDAFISCLPAGTVSGAPKLRAMEIIAELEREARGTYAGAIGYLGFSGNMDSCITIRTIVFKNGKAYVQAGGGVVWDSLPENEYQESMNKAKALLKAIRTAEAMFPTESGDEAVINQDYLYEYTP; the protein is encoded by the coding sequence ATGATAACCACGCATGTAGAAGAGGTAATCAAACTGGCTAAGCAATACAATTTAATCCCCGTAGTACGTCCACTGCTGGCTGACATGGAGACGCCGATCCGTATTTTTCGCCGGGTAGCCCAGCGGGAGCAGGCATTTTTGCTGGAAAGTGTAGAGGGAGGAATTCAATGGGCCAGATATTCCTTCATCGGAACGGATCCTTTCATGATGGTCAAGGCGAAGAAGGGCAAGGTGGTCATTGAGCGAGCAGGCGAACAGACAGAGCTGCCCGGCAAGCCGCTGGAAGAGCTGAAGGCGATCCTGCGAAAATACCGCAGCCCGAAGCTGCCGGAACTGCCGCCGTTTACGGGCGGGGCAATCGGATTTTTCGGATACGATCTGCTGCAATATTACGAGAAGCTCCCAGCCCATCAAGTTGACGATATGAATATGCAGGACATTCAATTTATGTTCTGCGACCGGGTGATCGTATTCGATCACGTCAAACAGCACATATTGCTCGTAGCCAATGTCCATGTCCAGGAGGGCGATAGCGACGAAGATATTCGCCGCACCTATGGGCAGGCGCAGCAGGCGCTGGATGAAATGGCGGATTTACTGCTGGATGAAGGGCCGGGCGAACGCTTGAATCACAGGCCGGTTCCTGGGGACGTCGAGCTGGGAGAAATCCAGTCGAATATGCCCAAGCAGCAGTACCTCGATATGGTGGAGAGAGGCAAAGAATATATCCGTGCCGGGGATATTTTCCAAGTGGTGCTGTCCCAGCGCTTCCACATCGAGACGGCGGTCGATCCGCTTCACGTCTACCGGGTGCTGCGTACGATGAATCCGTCTCCGTATATGTATTATTTGAAAATGGGTGAAGAGATTATCGTCGGCACTTCCCCGGAGGCGCTGGTAAAGGTTGAGGGCGACCGAGTGGAGACGCGGCCTATCGCTGGAACGCGGCCAAGGGGAGCGACACCAGAGGAAGACGCGGCCCTGGAGGCGGATTTGCTGCAGGACGAGAAGGAGCGTGCCGAGCATGTGATGCTTGTAGATCTCGGACGAAACGATCTTGGGCGCGTATCCGAATTCGGTACTGTAAAATGCGAAAATTACATGGACATCGAGCGCTATTCCCATGTCATGCATATGGTGTCCAAGGTGTCAGGCAAGCTGCGGAGCGACAAGGATTTCTTCGATGCCTTCATCTCCTGCCTACCGGCAGGAACGGTATCAGGGGCTCCGAAGCTGCGGGCGATGGAGATCATCGCCGAACTGGAACGGGAAGCCCGGGGCACTTATGCCGGAGCGATCGGGTACCTCGGTTTTTCCGGCAATATGGACTCCTGCATTACAATTCGCACGATTGTGTTCAAGAATGGCAAAGCTTATGTACAGGCCGGGGGCGGGGTTGTCTGGGATTCGCTGCCGGAGAATGAATATCAGGAATCGATGAACAAGGCGAAGGCGCTGCTGAAGGCGATTCGGACAGCTGAAGCAATGTTTCCGACAGAATCGGGCGACGAAGCGGTCATTAACCAGGATTATTTGTATGAATATACCCCTTGA
- the aroH gene encoding chorismate mutase, protein MYNRGIRGATTVTRNEETEILQETAVLLKEIVARNEIEPEDICSVWITVTADLDATFPARAIRVLKGWELVPLMCSTEIPVKGSLPMCIRLLIQVNTNKSQREMKHVYLNEAKSLRPDLAASGS, encoded by the coding sequence ATGTATAATCGGGGGATTCGGGGAGCCACAACAGTTACCCGTAATGAGGAGACGGAAATTTTGCAGGAAACGGCTGTGCTCCTGAAAGAAATCGTCGCTCGTAACGAAATCGAGCCAGAGGATATTTGCAGCGTATGGATAACAGTGACGGCAGATTTGGATGCTACATTTCCTGCACGGGCCATCCGTGTGCTGAAGGGATGGGAGCTCGTGCCCCTTATGTGCTCGACGGAAATTCCGGTCAAAGGCAGCTTGCCGATGTGCATCCGCTTATTGATCCAAGTGAATACGAACAAGAGCCAGCGCGAAATGAAACATGTGTACTTGAATGAAGCGAAGAGCCTGCGTCCGGATCTTGCGGCATCCGGCTCCTAG
- the aroB gene encoding 3-dehydroquinate synthase, with translation MRTLTVDLGDRSYPIYIGEGLLSKSGEYFLQHQLTTKSPVLIVSDENIAPKYLQTVVDSLQASGYQTVSSVVKAGEKSKSLDVFEEVMTAAIEGGLDRKSTVVALGGGVVGDLAGFVAASFMRGVHFVQMPTTILAHDSSVGGKVAVNHRLAKNMIGAFHQPAMVLYDVDTLQSLPERDVRSGLSEMIKHGLIWDEQFAYWCRDNADRLLALDREALTYGLTEGCSVKAKVVSSDETEQGLRAILNLGHTIGHALEAIGGYGEFLHGEAISIGMAAAAQLAVNRGRDRSIYEETTALLAKFGLPTTIPGHLNDEEIISAMLHDKKFKENQIVFILPVRIGEVEIVSDMTLDEVRQVIKQLKGEGQHV, from the coding sequence ATGAGGACGTTAACGGTAGACTTAGGGGATCGTTCGTATCCTATTTATATTGGTGAAGGCTTGCTGAGCAAGTCCGGAGAGTATTTTCTGCAGCATCAACTGACGACGAAGAGCCCAGTGCTGATCGTCTCCGACGAGAACATCGCTCCGAAATACTTGCAGACCGTCGTAGATTCGCTGCAAGCGAGCGGATACCAAACCGTAAGTTCGGTCGTGAAGGCCGGCGAGAAATCAAAATCGCTGGACGTCTTCGAAGAGGTGATGACTGCGGCGATCGAGGGCGGTCTTGACCGCAAATCGACCGTGGTTGCCTTGGGCGGCGGAGTCGTCGGGGATTTGGCCGGTTTTGTAGCGGCATCCTTTATGCGCGGGGTGCATTTCGTGCAGATGCCGACTACGATTCTGGCCCATGACAGCAGCGTTGGCGGCAAAGTGGCCGTCAATCACCGTCTGGCCAAGAATATGATCGGCGCATTCCACCAGCCGGCCATGGTGCTTTATGATGTAGATACACTGCAGAGCTTGCCGGAACGGGATGTTCGCTCGGGCCTATCCGAAATGATCAAGCATGGTTTGATTTGGGATGAACAATTTGCTTACTGGTGCCGGGATAACGCAGATCGGCTGCTCGCGCTGGACCGCGAAGCGCTCACTTACGGGCTGACGGAGGGATGTTCCGTTAAAGCCAAGGTCGTGTCATCTGATGAGACGGAGCAGGGTTTGCGTGCGATCCTAAACCTGGGTCATACGATCGGCCATGCGCTGGAGGCTATCGGCGGTTACGGCGAGTTTCTGCATGGCGAAGCGATTTCGATAGGGATGGCGGCGGCTGCCCAGCTCGCCGTCAACAGAGGCAGGGATCGTTCCATTTACGAGGAGACGACCGCGTTGCTCGCCAAGTTCGGCTTGCCGACGACGATTCCCGGGCATTTGAATGATGAGGAGATCATTTCTGCGATGCTCCATGATAAGAAGTTCAAAGAAAACCAAATCGTCTTCATCTTGCCTGTCCGAATTGGAGAGGTTGAAATTGTATCCGACATGACGTTGGATGAAGTGCGACAAGTCATCAAACAATTGAAAGGGGAAGGGCAGCATGTATAA
- a CDS encoding CheR family methyltransferase — translation MDMKELISNQIRSGQDGVPDPDYEGFIRNVKQLTGIDLAQYKEAQMKRRLTTLRNKNGYSTFASFFSAMTNDKTLFYEFLDKMTINVSEFWRNPNRWETLRDTVLPALAAGKSRLRVWSAACSTGEEPYTLAMILNDQGLLQNTYLLATDIDDGALGKANEGLYLERSLKDVPPDVAGRYFTPEGVMYRIEPKLKKAVTFKKQNLLLDDFEEGFDLIVCRNVMIYFTEEAKQKLYHRFAQALRPGGILFVGSTEQIFSPGNYGLEASETFFYRKKD, via the coding sequence ATGGATATGAAAGAGTTGATTTCCAATCAGATTCGCTCCGGCCAAGATGGCGTACCCGATCCGGATTATGAGGGCTTTATCCGTAATGTCAAACAGCTGACGGGAATTGATTTGGCGCAGTATAAAGAGGCTCAGATGAAACGGCGCTTAACGACGCTACGAAACAAGAATGGATATTCGACCTTCGCGTCTTTTTTCTCAGCGATGACCAACGATAAAACGTTATTCTATGAATTTTTGGATAAAATGACGATCAATGTGTCCGAGTTCTGGAGAAATCCCAATCGTTGGGAGACGCTTCGGGATACCGTACTGCCCGCTCTGGCGGCCGGGAAGTCCCGGCTGCGGGTATGGAGCGCGGCCTGCTCCACCGGAGAAGAACCGTATACGCTAGCGATGATTCTAAACGACCAGGGCCTGCTGCAAAATACATACTTGCTGGCAACCGACATTGATGACGGCGCACTCGGGAAGGCTAACGAGGGACTTTACCTGGAACGGTCGCTGAAGGATGTGCCGCCCGATGTGGCTGGGCGGTATTTCACCCCCGAGGGCGTGATGTACCGTATCGAGCCCAAGCTGAAGAAGGCGGTTACCTTCAAGAAGCAGAATTTGCTGCTCGATGATTTCGAGGAAGGCTTCGACCTGATTGTTTGCCGCAACGTCATGATCTATTTCACGGAAGAAGCGAAGCAGAAGCTCTATCACCGCTTTGCCCAGGCGCTTCGTCCAGGCGGTATCCTGTTTGTGGGCAGTACGGAGCAAATATTTTCTCCGGGCAATTATGGTTTGGAAGCTTCGGAAACTTTTTTCTATCGCAAAAAAGATTGA
- the ndk gene encoding nucleoside-diphosphate kinase, which translates to MERTFLMVKPDGVQRGLVGRIVSRFEDKGLKLIAGKLVHVTEEQAKRHYAEHVGKPFFDSLVRFITSGPVFAMVWQGDDVIALSRMVIGKTQVTEALPGTIRGDFAAHTPFNLIHGSDGLESAEREIANFFEPHEILNYSRSIDPWI; encoded by the coding sequence ATGGAACGGACATTTTTGATGGTTAAGCCAGATGGGGTTCAGCGTGGTTTGGTAGGAAGAATCGTTAGCCGGTTTGAAGACAAAGGACTGAAACTGATTGCCGGCAAGCTCGTTCACGTGACGGAAGAGCAGGCGAAGCGTCATTATGCCGAGCATGTGGGCAAGCCCTTTTTTGACAGCTTGGTGCGCTTTATTACGTCTGGTCCGGTATTCGCAATGGTCTGGCAGGGCGATGATGTCATTGCATTGTCCCGAATGGTTATCGGTAAAACTCAGGTGACTGAGGCTTTGCCGGGCACGATCCGCGGAGATTTCGCAGCCCACACGCCATTTAATCTTATCCATGGTTCTGACGGTTTGGAGAGCGCAGAACGGGAAATCGCCAACTTTTTCGAGCCTCATGAAATACTAAACTACTCCAGAAGCATTGATCCATGGATATGA
- a CDS encoding polyprenyl synthetase family protein: MKLMDIFGTLKKDMDFIERQLYRSVEGDEELLNETSLHLLKAGGKRLRPIFVLLGGKFGTYDLERLQYVAVPLELIHSASLVHDDVIDDAGTRRGKPTVKAKWDNKIAMYTGDYIYAKALMLATQLPDPEVHRILSKAMVQMSIGEMEQIRDFFNTGQSVRHYLLRIRRKTALLIAISCQLGAVASGADARASSLLYRYGYNIGMAFQIRDDLLDLCGTEKSIGKPPGSDMRQGNITLPVIYTLQDPELSGPLLQAIEGIRSADGSEHISEAINIIKSGSGIAQAERLAETFTDKALAALDQLPESKARTHLKEIALFINKRSY, encoded by the coding sequence ATGAAACTAATGGATATTTTCGGTACATTGAAGAAAGACATGGATTTCATCGAACGGCAGTTGTACCGGAGCGTCGAGGGCGATGAGGAGTTGCTGAACGAAACCTCGCTCCATCTCCTGAAGGCAGGAGGCAAGCGGCTGCGCCCGATCTTCGTGCTGCTGGGCGGCAAATTTGGCACGTACGATTTGGAGCGGCTGCAGTATGTCGCCGTACCGCTCGAGCTGATCCACTCGGCATCGCTCGTACACGACGATGTGATCGACGACGCGGGAACGCGGCGGGGCAAGCCGACGGTCAAGGCGAAGTGGGACAATAAAATCGCAATGTATACGGGCGATTACATTTATGCCAAAGCTTTGATGCTGGCCACCCAGCTGCCTGACCCGGAGGTGCACCGGATTTTGTCCAAGGCGATGGTGCAAATGTCGATCGGGGAAATGGAGCAAATCCGCGATTTCTTCAATACCGGACAGTCGGTTCGCCATTACCTGCTGCGCATCCGGCGCAAAACCGCCTTGCTGATCGCGATCAGCTGTCAGCTTGGCGCAGTAGCTTCGGGAGCCGATGCGAGGGCGAGTTCGCTTCTGTACCGCTACGGCTATAATATCGGCATGGCTTTCCAGATTCGCGATGATCTGCTTGATTTATGCGGTACGGAGAAGAGCATCGGCAAGCCGCCAGGCAGCGACATGCGTCAGGGCAATATTACCCTGCCGGTTATTTATACGCTCCAAGACCCGGAGCTTAGCGGGCCGCTGCTTCAGGCCATCGAAGGGATACGCAGCGCGGATGGGAGCGAGCATATCTCGGAGGCGATCAATATTATCAAATCGGGCTCAGGTATTGCACAGGCCGAGCGGCTGGCGGAGACTTTTACCGATAAGGCGCTGGCGGCGCTTGATCAGCTTCCGGAGAGCAAGGCTAGAACCCACTTGAAGGAGATTGCTTTATTCATCAATAAACGTTCCTATTAG
- a CDS encoding menaquinone biosynthetic enzyme MqnA/MqnD family protein gives MKNRNNDDVLIGRIKYSNVWPVFHYFDTNMLPGSPSLVTEVPSLLNRGMLSGSLDIAPVSSFAFGLGWERFWLLPGLSVSSDGPVNSILLFSRKPPQEIRNGVIALTNTSATSVNLLKIIMEKAYGGKPTYWDSEPNLDVMMESSDAALLIGDHAIEASWRDHNYIVTDLGEVWKRWTGYGMTFAVWAVQKSFAEEHPVFLSRVCSAFEESKRRSLSDLSPLVDQACREIGGTPRYWRHYFNNLCYDFNEEQQAGLALYFAYARELGLLEHEVSLNIWSDNTLIRVKE, from the coding sequence GTGAAGAACAGGAACAATGACGACGTCTTGATTGGACGGATTAAGTACAGCAACGTCTGGCCTGTATTTCATTATTTCGATACGAATATGCTGCCCGGCAGTCCTAGCCTCGTAACGGAGGTGCCTTCGCTGCTGAACCGGGGCATGCTGAGCGGGTCGCTCGATATCGCGCCGGTATCCTCGTTTGCCTTCGGACTGGGCTGGGAACGGTTCTGGCTGCTTCCGGGACTGTCCGTTAGCTCGGACGGCCCCGTGAACTCCATTCTTTTATTCTCCAGGAAACCCCCGCAGGAGATCCGCAATGGCGTTATTGCTCTGACCAATACGTCTGCGACCTCAGTTAATCTGCTGAAGATTATTATGGAGAAGGCCTACGGCGGCAAGCCGACCTACTGGGACAGCGAGCCGAACCTGGACGTGATGATGGAGAGCAGCGATGCGGCTTTGCTGATCGGTGACCACGCGATTGAAGCGTCCTGGCGGGATCATAATTATATTGTGACCGATTTAGGGGAAGTCTGGAAAAGATGGACGGGGTACGGAATGACCTTTGCGGTGTGGGCCGTGCAGAAATCTTTTGCGGAGGAGCATCCAGTATTCCTGTCGCGGGTATGTTCTGCTTTCGAAGAAAGCAAGCGCCGCAGCCTCAGCGATTTAAGCCCGCTCGTCGATCAGGCGTGCCGGGAAATCGGCGGGACGCCCCGGTACTGGCGGCATTATTTTAACAATTTATGTTATGATTTTAACGAAGAACAGCAGGCTGGATTAGCTTTGTATTTCGCTTATGCTCGCGAGCTCGGCCTTCTGGAGCACGAGGTAAGCTTGAACATATGGAGCGATAATACGTTGATACGGGTGAAAGAATGA
- a CDS encoding UbiX family flavin prenyltransferase, protein MGSSTERRKGMVVGITGASGSIYGVKLVQSLLQLGFDVHLVITNAGWRVIKEELGWNTSDREAVLQEHFAGFSGQYIYHPIADIGATIASGSYLVDGMVVMPCSMGTLSGIAHGASDNLLTRAADVMLKEGRPLILVPRETPLHAIHLENMLKLAKLGVRILPAMPAFYFGPQNIDDLVSFLVGKVLDSLRIEHNLFTRWGEQREEQEQ, encoded by the coding sequence ATGGGCAGCAGCACTGAGAGACGAAAAGGGATGGTCGTCGGCATAACGGGTGCCAGCGGCTCGATTTATGGCGTGAAATTGGTACAGTCCCTGCTGCAGCTGGGATTTGACGTGCATCTTGTCATTACGAATGCAGGCTGGCGGGTCATCAAAGAGGAGCTCGGCTGGAATACATCGGACCGTGAAGCGGTCCTGCAAGAGCACTTTGCGGGTTTCTCGGGGCAGTACATTTATCATCCGATCGCCGATATCGGTGCAACGATCGCCAGTGGTTCTTATTTGGTAGACGGCATGGTCGTCATGCCGTGCTCGATGGGGACTCTCTCCGGAATCGCCCACGGCGCGTCGGATAATTTGCTGACCCGTGCGGCGGACGTGATGCTGAAAGAAGGACGGCCGCTCATTCTAGTTCCGCGTGAAACGCCGCTGCATGCGATTCATCTGGAGAACATGCTGAAGCTGGCCAAGCTTGGAGTTCGGATCCTTCCGGCCATGCCGGCATTTTATTTCGGCCCGCAGAATATCGATGACCTGGTCTCTTTCTTGGTTGGTAAAGTACTAGACAGCTTGAGAATTGAACATAATCTGTTTACCAGATGGGGGGAGCAACGTGAAGAACAGGAACAATGA